The Leadbetterella byssophila DSM 17132 DNA window GAATAAACTTTTCTTCATAGTTTAGGTTATTTATTATATTTAATTGCTTCTAAAAGACTTTCCATGCTGCTGTCACTAACCGGGATTTCATATTTCCCAATGCTGATTCTATGGTTTCTAATAGATTCAATCTTATCCAGGTTGACGATAAACGACTTTTGAACTCTTAAAAACTTACCCGTTGGTAACTTCTCTTCTATACCTTTAAGCGTTGATTTAGTCAATATGGGATGAGTGGCCGTATTTACGAATATCTTGATATAATCCTTCAAACCTTCAATATGGGTGATAGTATCAAAGTTTACTTTGACCAGTGAATACTCTACATTGACGAACATATAGTCTAAACCACTTGTACTTGGTGTAGGCTCTCCGTTAAGCATCTTGAACCTTTCGTAGGCCTTATTCGCCGCCTTAGTAAATCTTTCTATGCTTACCGGCTTCATCAAATAGTCAATCACCTCAAGATTGTAGGATTCCACCGCAAATTCCTCATATGCGGTAACAAAGATGATCATGGGTTTACGGGTTAAGCTCTCCACGAACTTCGTTCCCGTCATACCAGGCATCTGTATATCTAAGAAGATCAAATCTACTTCTGTAGAGTCCAATAACTTCAGGGCCTCAAAAGCATTTTTTGCCGTGCCAACAAGCTCCAGGAAGGGGATCAAATGGATGTTTTCTACCATGAGATTTCTTCCCAAAGGCTCATCATCCACCACTATACAACGCAACTTCATTTTTCCGATTTTTTAAGGATTAATCTCAAATATACGTCAAATATTCCGTTCTTTTCCCCTAGTTCCAAGCTATGGGAGCCTGGGTATAGCAGCTCAATTCTCCTCCTGACGTTCTTTATACCTATACCACTGTCCTTATCTTTAGGTTCTTCTTCCGCGGTACTACACTTGTTTTGAACGCGGAACTGTATCACCTTATCTTCCAAAATTTGTAAATCAATGCTGATAAAAGGATCTTTTATTAAGCCCACTCCATGCTTGAATGCATTTTCCACAAAAGGAATCAATAACATAGGTTCTATAGCAAGTCCAGTAGGATTTCCTGTAATTCTAATTTGGATATCCGCATCCTCTCCGAACCTTACCTTCTGTAATCCTACATAGTTCTCCAGATACTCGATCTCTTTTTCAAGCAATACGTTCTTATTCTCTGATTCATAGAGCATGTAACGGATCAACTTAGAAAGTTCTATGGTAACCTTCTCTGCATTTTCTGATTTGATACGAATCAGATAAACTATGCTGTTCAGAATATTAAATATAAAGTGAGGGCTAATCTGCGAGCGTAGGAAGGCTAATTCAGAAAGCATTCTCTCTGATTTCTCCTGTTGGGCTTTTCTAGTTTGTGCCAAAATTAAAGTGATCAAACCGTACAGAGTACTCATTCCTGTCACAAACAGTACAGGGAACAGAGTACGGGCATCATAAAATCTAACCACATGTATGTCTACCAAATAATCTTTCAGTTGGACATATGCCGTTAGATAAACCACAAAGAAAATAGCCAGGCTCAAAAAGTATTTGCCGGTTTTTCCTTTATGTAAAAATTTGGGGGCTAAGATTTCTGCGTTGATATAAAAAAAGGGAATGCCTAATAGGCTGGCAGGGAGAATTAACATCTGATATTCCAAACGCTTCTCTGCTCCATCAAGTATGGCATTCAGGATAGGTAATACTATCCATAAAAACCAAAATGCGATGGAGAATATACCGCGAAATAGAATATCGTTTCTAAATGTCTTCAAATTATTCTTGTGAGTTAATGCAATTTTATACTTTATTCTATATGCTTTATACGGAATAAGACCAAAGTAAATAATTTATAGATTTAATGCTGAGTTTTAGGCGATTTAGCTCATAGCTCATCATACAAATACTTTGTCTAATCAGAAATTGCTTCTGATTTTCAATATTTTAGTAAGCTTATCGGTAAGTATCTCCCGTTTACCTATAATATTTTGCCTCTGATCTAATAATTGTAGGTCTCTTCAGTTTCTCACTCTAACTTTGTAGGGAAATTATTAAATAACCAATTAATGTTTAAGAAACTATTACTTTTATTATTTCTAGCACACTTTAGTTTTGCACAAGGTGGGGATGCGAAGATCAGTGGGGTATTATTAGACAGCACCACAAAAAGCCCTGTAGAATTTGCTACTTTAGCACTATACAAAGTACCAAACTTACAACAGCCTATAGATGGCTCTATGACTGACGAGAAAGGTAAGTTTGAATTGAAAGGATTAGCTTACGGAGATTACGTAATCAAATTTACTTTCTTAGGATACGAAGAAAAAAGATCTGAGGTGATTTCTGTGAATCAAAAGAACATAAATCTTGGCCAAATCTTTATTCAACCTTCCGCTACGCAATTAAAAGAAGTAGAAATTACAGGCCAAGCCGCGGTGATTGAAGAGCGCGTAGACAGATTAGTTTATAATGCGGATAAAGACATCACCTCAAAAGGAGGAGACGCTACGGAGATCTTGCGTAAAGTGCCTCTTTTGTCCGTGGATCTTGATGGCAATGTTCAATTACGCGGTAGTTCAAGTATTCGAGTTTTGATAAATAACAAGCCTTCTACCATTATGGCCACTTCCGTTGCTGATGCTTTAAAACAGATTCCGGCTGACCAAGTGAAAACTGTAGAAGTGATCACGTCTCCATCTGCAAAGTATGATGCTGAAGGTGCCACAGGTATTATTAATATCATTACGAAGAAGAATAATCTGCAAGGATACTCTCTAAACGTTGATTTAGGAGGAGGAAACAGAGGAGGTAACCTGGGTTTAAACGGTAGTTTGAAGATGGGTAAACTAGGATTTACCTTAGGTGGATTCGGGAGAGGAAACTGGAATCCTTCCAGCACAGAATTCTACCAGGAGGGCTTGACTCCTGACACATCTTACATTACTAGACAATATGGAGATGGTAAAGATAAAATGTGGATGGGTAGATATTCACTAGGCGTAGATTATGATATCAGCGCAAGTAAATCTATTAGCGGTGGTGCAAGGATGGGCTTGTTCTCGTTCAATAGAACGCAAGACTTGTTTATCGATGAGTTAATGAAAGTAGGAGGGACTAATATCCCACTTAGAAATTCTCATTTGGATGTTACGAATAAGATGCCAAATACCAGTTGGGATTTTAACTTGGATTATTTGCACATCATTAAACCTCAAAAGGAATTCAGTATTTCTACCCTGTACTCTACTGCTAACTCAAA harbors:
- a CDS encoding LytR/AlgR family response regulator transcription factor, producing MKLRCIVVDDEPLGRNLMVENIHLIPFLELVGTAKNAFEALKLLDSTEVDLIFLDIQMPGMTGTKFVESLTRKPMIIFVTAYEEFAVESYNLEVIDYLMKPVSIERFTKAANKAYERFKMLNGEPTPSTSGLDYMFVNVEYSLVKVNFDTITHIEGLKDYIKIFVNTATHPILTKSTLKGIEEKLPTGKFLRVQKSFIVNLDKIESIRNHRISIGKYEIPVSDSSMESLLEAIKYNK
- a CDS encoding sensor histidine kinase; translated protein: MKTFRNDILFRGIFSIAFWFLWIVLPILNAILDGAEKRLEYQMLILPASLLGIPFFYINAEILAPKFLHKGKTGKYFLSLAIFFVVYLTAYVQLKDYLVDIHVVRFYDARTLFPVLFVTGMSTLYGLITLILAQTRKAQQEKSERMLSELAFLRSQISPHFIFNILNSIVYLIRIKSENAEKVTIELSKLIRYMLYESENKNVLLEKEIEYLENYVGLQKVRFGEDADIQIRITGNPTGLAIEPMLLIPFVENAFKHGVGLIKDPFISIDLQILEDKVIQFRVQNKCSTAEEEPKDKDSGIGIKNVRRRIELLYPGSHSLELGEKNGIFDVYLRLILKKSEK